From Girardinichthys multiradiatus isolate DD_20200921_A chromosome 3, DD_fGirMul_XY1, whole genome shotgun sequence, the proteins below share one genomic window:
- the ccdc105 gene encoding coiled-coil domain-containing protein 105 isoform X1 produces the protein MQVQLVSLGSVQIGPSSWRDATLRSMQRAQRLVRQTWTGRLRSAGFTQKVPSDSSAEPCGDEIRQKGRGQTHVSVCRNRRSRPRTTGGTRMPVAPFPPSSLREQCAAESVAVVGEYMRRVREVEAQLRRQAGNVVEEQTKLEREQVHLEKTLRSIRTNLSINSRSSESRSRRPATAVMERDGADRLLELEKGELMELKRDLEAALKDTLKHLQVLGESSRKLLHCASERMRVLDLVPHRCSAEPNVSTAFSKPEPFSYFTPECKQVLESSSLAVSRSQLLRENIRSLLTGAITRQNAAHRSVNDGLVKKIAETISLQQSLTVMSAVTRQAMFRKQREVKFIRHSHDRAQGPECSSDVLSREKLDRPLVKVYQRHPGTQLPEASCLLQASVAMKRRLQASEGELVRLQRSGLQLLKDLRGKTASAQVDASVVRMRREQVDKRAVPAFLQWGAC, from the exons ATGCAGGTCCAGTTGGTCTCCCTCGGTTCGGTCCAGATCGGCCCGTCCTCGTGGCGCGATGCGACGCTCCGGTCCATGCAGCGTGCACAGCGCCTGGTCCGGCAGACTTGGACCGGACGGCTTCGGAGCGCCGGTTTTACCCAGAAGGTCCCATCAGACAGCTCAGCAGAACCCTGCGGAGATGAGATCAGACAGAAGGGACGTGGACAGACACATGTCTCCGTCTGCAGGAACAGGAGGTCAAGACCCCGAACTACAGGAGGGACG AGGATGCCTGTGGCTCCATTCCCACCATCCAGCCTGCGAGAACAGTGTGCTGCAGAAAGCGTGGCTGTGGTTGGGGAGTACATGCGCAGGGTCCGGGAGGTGGAGGCCCAGCTCCGCAGGCAGGCGGGGAACGTTGTCGAAGAGCAGACCAAGCTGGAGAGGGAGCAGGTTCACCTGGAGAAGACCTTGCGCAGCATCAGGACCAACCTGAGCATCAACAGCAGGAGCTCAGAGAGCCGGAGCAGAAGACCAGCCACCGCTGTGATG GAGAGAGATGGTGCTGATCGCCTTTTAGAGCTGGAGAAAGGAGAGCTGATGGAGCTGAAACGAGATCTGGAAGCAGCACTGAAGGATACACTGAAGCATCTACAG GTTCTGGGTGAAAGCAGCAGGAAGCTACTCCACTGTGCCAGTGAAAGAATGCGAGTCCTAGATCTGGTTCCTCACAGGTGCTCTGCAGAACCCAATGTCTCCACAGCCTTCAGCAAACCAGAACCATTCAGCTACTTCACTCCAG AATGCAAACAGGTTTTAGAGTCTTCTTCTCTGGCGGTTAGTCGGTCTCAGTTGCTGAGGGAAAATATAAGAAGCTTGCTGACCGGCGCCATCACCAGGCAGAACGCTGCCCATCGAAGTGTCAACGATGGTTTGGTGAAGAAGATCGCCGAAACAATAAGTCTGCAG CAAAGCCTGACTGTGATGTCTGCAGTCACCAGACAGGCCATGTTTCGCAAGCAGAGGGAAGTAAAGTTCATTCGTCACAGCCATGACAGAGCTCAG GGCCCTGAATGCAGCAGTGACGTCCTGTCCCGAGAGAAGCTGGACAGGCCCCTAGTGAAGGTCTACCAGAGACACCCAGGGACTCAGCTACCTGAAGCTTCATGCCTCCTTCAG GCCAGCGTGGCGATGAAGAGACGTCTGCAGGCCTCTGAAGGGGAACTGGTGAGGTTGCAGCGCTCAGGGCTGCAGCTGCTGAAGGACCTGCGAGGAAAGACTGCATCAGCTCAGGTGGATGCATCAGTGGTTCGAATGAGGAGGGAGCAGGTCGACAAGAGAGCCGTTCCTGCGTTTCTCCAGTGGGGGGCGTGTTGA
- the ccdc105 gene encoding coiled-coil domain-containing protein 105 isoform X2 translates to MQVQLVSLGSVQIGPSSWRDATLRSMQRAQRLVRQTWTGRLRSAGFTQKVPSDSSAEPCGDEIRQKGRGQTHVSVCRNRRSRPRTTGGTRMPVAPFPPSSLREQCAAESVAVVGEYMRRVREVEAQLRRQAGNVVEEQTKLEREQVHLEKTLRSIRTNLSINSRSSESRSRRPATAVMERDGADRLLELEKGELMELKRDLEAALKDTLKHLQVLGESSRKLLHCASERMRVLDLVPHRCSAEPNVSTAFSKPEPFSYFTPECKQVLESSSLAVSRSQLLRENIRSLLTGAITRQNAAHRSVNDGLVKKIAETISLQQSLTVMSAVTRQAMFRKQREVKFIRHSHDRAQGPECSSDVLSREKLDRPLVKVYQRHPGTQLPEASCLLQDLRDRGPQNAD, encoded by the exons ATGCAGGTCCAGTTGGTCTCCCTCGGTTCGGTCCAGATCGGCCCGTCCTCGTGGCGCGATGCGACGCTCCGGTCCATGCAGCGTGCACAGCGCCTGGTCCGGCAGACTTGGACCGGACGGCTTCGGAGCGCCGGTTTTACCCAGAAGGTCCCATCAGACAGCTCAGCAGAACCCTGCGGAGATGAGATCAGACAGAAGGGACGTGGACAGACACATGTCTCCGTCTGCAGGAACAGGAGGTCAAGACCCCGAACTACAGGAGGGACG AGGATGCCTGTGGCTCCATTCCCACCATCCAGCCTGCGAGAACAGTGTGCTGCAGAAAGCGTGGCTGTGGTTGGGGAGTACATGCGCAGGGTCCGGGAGGTGGAGGCCCAGCTCCGCAGGCAGGCGGGGAACGTTGTCGAAGAGCAGACCAAGCTGGAGAGGGAGCAGGTTCACCTGGAGAAGACCTTGCGCAGCATCAGGACCAACCTGAGCATCAACAGCAGGAGCTCAGAGAGCCGGAGCAGAAGACCAGCCACCGCTGTGATG GAGAGAGATGGTGCTGATCGCCTTTTAGAGCTGGAGAAAGGAGAGCTGATGGAGCTGAAACGAGATCTGGAAGCAGCACTGAAGGATACACTGAAGCATCTACAG GTTCTGGGTGAAAGCAGCAGGAAGCTACTCCACTGTGCCAGTGAAAGAATGCGAGTCCTAGATCTGGTTCCTCACAGGTGCTCTGCAGAACCCAATGTCTCCACAGCCTTCAGCAAACCAGAACCATTCAGCTACTTCACTCCAG AATGCAAACAGGTTTTAGAGTCTTCTTCTCTGGCGGTTAGTCGGTCTCAGTTGCTGAGGGAAAATATAAGAAGCTTGCTGACCGGCGCCATCACCAGGCAGAACGCTGCCCATCGAAGTGTCAACGATGGTTTGGTGAAGAAGATCGCCGAAACAATAAGTCTGCAG CAAAGCCTGACTGTGATGTCTGCAGTCACCAGACAGGCCATGTTTCGCAAGCAGAGGGAAGTAAAGTTCATTCGTCACAGCCATGACAGAGCTCAG GGCCCTGAATGCAGCAGTGACGTCCTGTCCCGAGAGAAGCTGGACAGGCCCCTAGTGAAGGTCTACCAGAGACACCCAGGGACTCAGCTACCTGAAGCTTCATGCCTCCTTCAG GACTtgcgagatagaggaccccagaatgcagactag